A single Mercenaria mercenaria strain notata chromosome 9, MADL_Memer_1, whole genome shotgun sequence DNA region contains:
- the LOC123548089 gene encoding uncharacterized protein LOC123548089, with the protein MDGSTVQSWINHPGVIDLRSPLEVPYRMEQYAALMWGINEEDMSLSGDRLTMLDGGRRAFPQVTFIGPAGETRFDAEAFWDERGGAQVAPPLLHAPQPAISIPAVQQQARLIEE; encoded by the exons ATGGACGG ATCGACTGTACAGTCGTGGATAAACCATCCTGGGGTGATAGATTTAAGATCTCCTTTGGAAGTGCCTTACAGAATGGAACAATATGCTGCACTTATGTGGGGAATTAATGAAGAAGATA TGTCACTGAGTGGTGACAGACTGACAATGCTGGATGGAGGTAGACGCGCGTTCCCTCAGGTGACATTTATTGGACCAGCAGGAGAAACAAGGTTTGATGCCGAAGCTTTTTGGGATGAACGTGGAGGAGCTCAAGTCGCACCACCACTTCTTCATGCGCCG CAACCTGCTATCAGTATTCCAGCTGTACAACAACAGGCGAGGTTAATCGAAGAATAA